The following proteins are encoded in a genomic region of Triticum dicoccoides isolate Atlit2015 ecotype Zavitan chromosome 1B, WEW_v2.0, whole genome shotgun sequence:
- the LOC119349017 gene encoding VQ motif-containing protein 4-like, translating into MEVAAPKQLLPMAPRDPNSPSSSTSSSSPSSAASPSSHRPSPLPPSPRPVPRTIDTTPFPTTFVQADTASFKQVVQMLTGADMPPPSSQPQAQSQRPPAAANSKAGAPCRPKKPAFKLYERRSSMKNLKMIAPLAMAAAAGASPRKALPELLSPSVLDFPSLALSPVTPLVSDPFNRSASASPAEQEAAAERAAIARKGFFLHPSPRGGAGEPPPRLLPLFPVTSPRMASATAPSSE; encoded by the coding sequence ATGGAAGTTGCTGCGCCCAAGCAACTCCTCCCCATGGCGCCGCGGGACCCCAACTCCccgtcctcctccacctcctcctcctcgccgtcctCCGCCGCGTCGCCCTCCAGCCACCGGCCCAGCCCGCTGCCGCCGTCCCCGAGGCCCGTGCCCCGCACCATCGACACCACCCCCTTCCCCACCACCTTCGTCCAGGCCGACACCGCCTCCTTCAAGCAGGTCGTCCAGATGCTCACCGGCGCCGACATGCCTCCGCCGTCCTCGCAGCCGCAGGCCCAGAGCCAGAGGCCCCCCGCGGCCGCCAACAGCAAGGCCGGCGCGCCGTGCCGGCCCAAGAAGCCGGCGTTCAAGCTCTACGAGCGCCGGAGCAGCATGAAGAACCTCAAGATGATCGCGCCGCTCGCCATGGCGGCCGCCGCGGGGGCGTCGCCGAGGAAGGCGCTGCCGGAGCTGCTGTCGCCCAGCGTGCTCGACTTCCCGTCGCTGGCGCTCAGCCCCGTCACGCCGCTGGTGTCCGACCCCTTCAACCGGTCCGCGTCCGCGTCCCCGGCGGAGCAGGAGGCGGCCGCGGAGCGCGCGGCCATCGCGCGCAAGGGCTTCTTCCTGCACCCGTCgccgcggggcggcgccggcgagcccCCGCCGCGCCTGCTGCCGCTGTTCCCCGTCACCTCCCCCCGGATGGCCTCCGCCACCGCGCCGTCGTCGGAGTGA